A window of the Sphaerobacter thermophilus DSM 20745 genome harbors these coding sequences:
- a CDS encoding DinB family protein — translation MNDGLVDAFRHNAWATGELLAVAQNLTEDQLHATVPGTYGSIIDTLWHILSSEASYYTRLTGNRPPWYQRGRETPSLAELATYLDDMAQRWDRFLEEPFDAERTLVVAWEDGFDRDVPAGVILAQALHHGNEHRAHICTVLTSLGIPTPDLGVWDYAEATDRAKRRTS, via the coding sequence ATGAACGACGGCCTGGTCGACGCATTCCGCCACAACGCCTGGGCTACGGGCGAGCTGCTCGCCGTGGCACAGAACCTCACGGAGGACCAGTTGCACGCGACGGTGCCGGGCACGTACGGGAGCATCATCGACACGCTGTGGCACATCCTGTCGAGTGAAGCGAGCTACTATACACGCCTCACAGGCAATCGCCCGCCCTGGTACCAGCGGGGCAGGGAGACGCCGAGCCTCGCCGAACTGGCGACGTACCTGGATGACATGGCGCAACGCTGGGACCGTTTCCTCGAAGAGCCGTTCGACGCGGAGCGGACGCTGGTTGTCGCATGGGAGGACGGGTTCGATCGCGATGTGCCCGCCGGCGTCATCCTGGCCCAGGCTCTCCACCACGGCAACGAACACCGCGCCCACATCTGCACCGTGCTGACATCGCTCGGCATCCCGACACCCGACCTCGGCGTTTGGGACTACGCCGAAGCGACCGACCGCGCAAAGCGGAGAACCTCCTAG
- the pobA gene encoding 4-hydroxybenzoate 3-monooxygenase, with protein sequence MRTQVAIIGAGPAGLVLSHLLYLEGIDSVVLERRDREYVERRVRAGVLEQGTVDLLRKMGVAERLDREGLVHRGIILRVEGEDHRIALSDLTGGGVITVYGQQEVVKDLIKARLETGGQILFEVEDVSLHDINTSEPVVRFRHGGKQHELRCDVIAGCDGSHGVSRPSIPAGVLTTYERVYPFAWLGILAAAPPSTDELIYAYHERGFALHSLRSPQISRLYIQVRPDEDIARWPDERIWEELHIRLAREGWSLTEGPVLEKGITTMRSFLVEPMQYGRLFLAGDAAHIVPATGAKGLNLAVADVKVLAEALVSWFRTGSTDLLERYSDTCLRRVWRAEYFSWWMTSMLHQNWDADPFERRLQLAQLRYVCSSRAAATSLAENYVGFALV encoded by the coding sequence ATGCGGACGCAGGTCGCGATCATCGGCGCGGGTCCCGCCGGGCTGGTCCTCTCCCACCTGCTCTATCTCGAGGGGATCGATTCGGTGGTGCTCGAGCGCCGGGACCGCGAGTACGTCGAGCGACGGGTGCGGGCCGGGGTGCTGGAGCAGGGGACCGTTGACCTGCTGCGCAAGATGGGCGTGGCCGAGCGTCTCGACCGCGAGGGGCTTGTCCACCGCGGCATCATCCTGCGCGTCGAGGGTGAGGACCATCGCATCGCGCTGAGCGACCTGACCGGCGGCGGGGTGATCACGGTCTACGGCCAGCAGGAGGTGGTCAAGGACCTGATCAAGGCCCGGCTCGAGACCGGTGGGCAGATCCTCTTCGAGGTAGAGGATGTCAGCCTGCACGACATCAACACCTCGGAGCCGGTAGTGCGCTTCCGCCACGGGGGCAAGCAGCACGAGTTGCGCTGCGACGTGATCGCCGGCTGCGACGGCTCGCACGGCGTGAGTCGGCCAAGCATTCCCGCCGGGGTGCTGACGACGTACGAGCGGGTGTATCCGTTCGCCTGGCTCGGGATCCTCGCGGCGGCGCCGCCTTCCACCGACGAACTGATCTATGCCTACCACGAGCGGGGCTTCGCGCTGCACAGCCTGCGGTCCCCGCAGATCAGCCGCCTCTACATCCAGGTGCGCCCGGACGAGGACATCGCACGCTGGCCGGACGAGCGGATCTGGGAGGAACTGCACATCCGCCTGGCCCGGGAAGGGTGGTCACTCACCGAGGGGCCGGTGCTGGAGAAGGGCATCACCACGATGCGCAGCTTCCTCGTCGAGCCGATGCAGTATGGCCGGCTCTTCCTGGCGGGCGACGCGGCGCACATCGTGCCCGCGACCGGAGCGAAAGGGCTGAATCTCGCGGTCGCGGACGTGAAGGTTCTGGCGGAGGCGCTGGTGAGCTGGTTCCGGACCGGCAGCACCGACTTGCTGGAGCGGTACTCCGATACCTGCCTGCGGCGCGTGTGGCGGGCGGAGTACTTCTCGTGGTGGATGACGTCGATGCTGCATCAGAACTGGGATGCCGACCCGTTCGAGCGGCGGCTGCAGCTTGCCCAACTGCGGTACGTCTGCTCCTCTCGAGCAGCGGCAACGAGCCTGGCGGAGAACTATGTCGGGTTCGCGCTGGTGTGA
- a CDS encoding sensor histidine kinase, translated as MQRQRSTDDASTTTRLRETLRRGDFFAQLPDAALDELIGMIEPVALEEGATLIAEGDEAENAFVILTGEVEILRRSGEIDVPIGVRGAGEIVGEMGMLSGSGRTATIRARVPSTVLPISREVFERTLVANPTAMLALLRTVIRRLQGAESRLVQHQKMAALGTLAAGLAHELNNPASALVRSVQQLHDIIGEWERRAGDLGASGLHGDMLPILAALQQDIESHAGDAVWLDAVTRSDREEAVQEWLDERHIAESWKLAPQLVDVGWDLELLGQLQDFVPTDRLPAVLRWLAAGQSVYRLLHEMTASARTISEIVAAVKSYTRLDEAPVQEVDIHEGIDQSLTILRYKLRGIKVSREYDCCVPPIMALASELNQVWTNLIDNAADAMDGEGHLRIRTALERGTVVVEISDTGPGISPGAQARLFEPFFTTKEPGKGTGLGLNISYNIVRKHHGEITVDSRPGQTRFVVSIPVGEAAREPDGAAGHDVCPA; from the coding sequence ATGCAGCGGCAGAGGTCGACTGACGACGCCTCCACGACGACACGGCTGCGCGAGACCCTCCGCAGGGGAGACTTCTTCGCCCAGCTTCCGGATGCGGCTCTCGACGAGCTCATCGGCATGATAGAGCCGGTGGCGCTTGAAGAGGGAGCAACGCTGATCGCGGAGGGGGATGAGGCGGAGAACGCCTTCGTCATCCTGACGGGCGAGGTTGAGATCCTCCGACGGTCCGGCGAGATCGATGTGCCGATCGGCGTGCGGGGCGCGGGTGAAATCGTCGGCGAGATGGGAATGCTCAGTGGCTCCGGGCGCACGGCCACGATTCGGGCGCGCGTGCCCAGCACGGTCCTCCCGATCTCGCGCGAGGTGTTCGAGCGAACGCTCGTCGCCAACCCGACGGCGATGCTCGCGCTGCTGCGAACGGTTATCCGGCGCCTGCAGGGCGCCGAAAGCCGGCTGGTACAGCACCAGAAGATGGCCGCGCTCGGCACGCTGGCCGCCGGTCTGGCGCATGAGCTGAACAACCCGGCTTCCGCGCTGGTGCGCAGCGTCCAGCAGCTCCATGACATCATCGGCGAGTGGGAGCGACGCGCGGGCGATCTCGGCGCGAGCGGGCTGCACGGCGACATGCTGCCGATCCTGGCAGCCCTTCAGCAGGACATTGAGTCGCACGCGGGCGATGCGGTCTGGCTCGATGCCGTGACCCGGAGCGACCGTGAGGAGGCCGTTCAGGAGTGGCTCGACGAGCGGCACATCGCCGAAAGCTGGAAGCTCGCACCGCAGCTCGTGGATGTCGGGTGGGACCTCGAACTCCTCGGCCAGTTGCAGGACTTCGTGCCTACCGACCGGCTTCCGGCCGTCCTCCGATGGCTTGCGGCCGGGCAGAGCGTCTACCGGCTGCTCCATGAGATGACGGCGAGTGCCAGGACGATCTCCGAGATCGTCGCGGCGGTGAAGTCCTACACACGGCTCGACGAGGCGCCGGTCCAGGAGGTGGACATCCACGAGGGGATCGACCAGTCGCTGACGATCCTCCGCTACAAGCTCCGCGGGATCAAGGTGTCGCGAGAGTACGACTGCTGCGTGCCGCCGATCATGGCCTTGGCCAGCGAGCTGAACCAGGTCTGGACGAACCTGATCGACAACGCGGCTGACGCGATGGACGGCGAGGGGCACCTGCGCATCCGTACCGCGCTCGAGCGCGGCACGGTGGTCGTCGAGATCAGCGACACCGGCCCAGGCATCTCGCCCGGTGCGCAGGCGCGGCTGTTCGAGCCATTCTTCACAACGAAAGAGCCCGGGAAGGGAACCGGGCTCGGTCTGAACATCAGCTACAACATCGTCCGCAAGCACCATGGAGAAATCACGGTCGACTCGCGTCCCGGCCAGACCCGATTCGTTGTCAGCATTCCAGTGGGGGAGGCTGCGCGTGAACCCGATGGTGCGGCAGGGCATGACGTCTGCCCAGCGTGA
- a CDS encoding CoA transferase subunit A, whose protein sequence is MVAFLSLRDAVAECVRDGDTVAMEGFTHLIPFAAGHEVIRQGRRDLTLVRMTPDLIYDQMIGMGCARKLIFSWGGNPGVGSLHRLRDAVERGWPAPLELEEHSHAAMANAYAAGAAGMPCAIFRGYLGTDLPEYNPNIRFIECPFTGERLAAIPSIRPDVAIIHAQRADRQGNVLIEGIVGVQKEAVLAAKRALVTVEEIVDDLKAPSPNSVILPHWTITAIAEVPGGARPSYAHGYYKRDNAFYTAWDSISRDRDTFLAWMREHVLEAEPGSPLGWRV, encoded by the coding sequence ATGGTCGCATTTCTCTCGCTGCGCGACGCGGTCGCCGAGTGCGTCCGCGACGGCGATACGGTGGCGATGGAGGGGTTCACGCACCTGATCCCCTTCGCGGCCGGGCACGAGGTCATCCGGCAAGGCCGACGGGATCTGACGCTGGTGCGCATGACGCCCGACCTGATCTACGATCAAATGATCGGCATGGGGTGCGCCCGCAAACTGATCTTCTCCTGGGGCGGGAACCCCGGCGTCGGATCTCTGCACCGGCTGCGTGACGCGGTCGAGCGTGGATGGCCCGCGCCGCTCGAGCTGGAGGAACACAGCCACGCGGCAATGGCCAACGCCTACGCAGCCGGCGCAGCGGGGATGCCCTGCGCGATCTTCCGCGGCTACCTGGGGACCGATCTCCCCGAGTACAACCCCAACATCCGCTTTATCGAATGCCCCTTCACCGGGGAGCGGCTGGCGGCGATCCCCTCGATCCGGCCGGATGTCGCGATCATCCACGCCCAGCGCGCCGACCGGCAAGGCAACGTCCTGATCGAGGGGATCGTCGGCGTCCAGAAAGAAGCGGTGCTCGCGGCGAAGCGCGCGCTCGTCACGGTCGAGGAGATCGTCGATGACCTGAAGGCACCCAGCCCGAACTCGGTCATCCTCCCGCACTGGACCATCACGGCCATCGCCGAGGTGCCGGGCGGCGCACGCCCCTCGTACGCACACGGCTACTACAAGCGGGACAACGCCTTCTACACCGCATGGGACAGCATCTCGCGCGACCGTGACACCTTCCTCGCCTGGATGCGCGAGCACGTCCTGGAAGCCGAACCCGGCAGTCCTCTGGGATGGCGGGTGTGA
- the pcaH gene encoding protocatechuate 3,4-dioxygenase subunit beta, protein MDTTTIGEIIRGDKEVFPPYLYSAYRATIKRSPNLPLLEVPLTLTELTGPGPAISEITPEDADLTRNAGTGGEAIGQRIIVTGRVLDDNGDPVPNTLVEVWQANAAGRYLHKRDNWPGPLDPNFLGIGRCLTNEEGVYRFLTIHPGAYPWKNDPNAWRPSHIHFSILGPSSRTRLITQMYFPGDPLHALDPIMNAVPEPYRSRMIATYDHSVTEPEWALGYRWDIVLRGPNATPFGERKENE, encoded by the coding sequence ATGGACACCACGACGATCGGTGAGATTATCCGCGGGGACAAGGAGGTATTCCCTCCGTACCTGTACTCCGCGTACCGGGCGACGATCAAGCGCTCACCGAATCTCCCGTTGCTGGAGGTTCCGCTGACGTTGACGGAGCTGACGGGGCCCGGTCCGGCGATCAGCGAGATCACGCCGGAGGATGCGGACCTGACCCGCAACGCAGGAACCGGCGGGGAGGCGATTGGCCAGCGGATCATCGTCACGGGGCGGGTGCTCGACGACAACGGCGATCCGGTGCCGAATACGCTGGTCGAGGTCTGGCAGGCAAACGCCGCCGGGCGTTACCTCCACAAGCGCGACAACTGGCCGGGTCCGCTGGATCCCAACTTCCTGGGTATCGGCCGGTGCCTCACCAATGAGGAGGGGGTCTACCGGTTCCTGACGATCCATCCGGGTGCGTATCCGTGGAAGAACGACCCGAATGCCTGGCGTCCGTCCCACATTCACTTCTCGATCCTGGGGCCGTCCTCGCGGACCCGCCTGATCACCCAGATGTACTTCCCGGGTGACCCGCTGCACGCGCTCGATCCGATCATGAACGCCGTTCCCGAGCCGTATCGCTCGCGCATGATCGCCACCTACGATCACAGCGTGACCGAGCCGGAGTGGGCGCTTGGGTATCGCTGGGACATCGTGCTGCGCGGACCCAATGCGACCCCGTTTGGGGAGCGGAAGGAGAACGAGTAA
- a CDS encoding ADP-ribosylglycohydrolase family protein, with translation MQRDVTNHQGLDLTGDGGRRLASITGCLLGGAVGDALGAAVEFLSTEQIRIHFGPHGVQDLAPAYGRLGAITDDTQMTLFTAEGLIRADNRYREKGICHSPTVVYHAYLRWLETQGIHPPYPFPEIRSGWLLDLPDLWQRRAPGTTCLTALQSGVMGTVDRPLNDRKGCGGVMRVAPVGLIGPGDPFQLGCELAAITHGHPSGYLAAGFLALVIDAIVAGHDLETAITLARDELRRWPDHEECLAAVESALRLADEGPPTPERVARLGEGWVAEEALAIALYCALTAGDSFERGVLAAVNHSGDSDSTGAITGNILGALLGPQAIPQRWLEPLELRPEIEQLALDLYHHFGNPGEIPDPTADWERYPGW, from the coding sequence GTGCAACGAGACGTGACAAACCATCAGGGCCTGGACCTCACCGGCGACGGAGGACGCCGCCTTGCGTCGATCACCGGCTGCCTCCTCGGCGGCGCGGTCGGCGACGCGCTCGGGGCAGCGGTCGAGTTCTTGTCGACCGAGCAGATCCGCATCCACTTCGGTCCGCACGGGGTCCAGGACTTGGCGCCCGCCTACGGCCGCCTGGGCGCCATCACCGACGACACCCAGATGACCCTCTTCACCGCGGAGGGACTGATCCGGGCCGACAACCGCTACCGTGAGAAGGGCATCTGCCACTCACCGACGGTCGTCTACCACGCCTACCTGCGCTGGCTAGAGACGCAGGGAATACACCCTCCCTACCCATTTCCGGAGATCCGGAGCGGCTGGTTGCTCGACCTCCCCGACCTCTGGCAACGGCGCGCCCCAGGCACCACCTGTTTGACGGCCCTTCAGTCGGGAGTGATGGGCACGGTCGACCGTCCGCTCAATGACCGGAAGGGGTGTGGCGGAGTGATGCGCGTCGCCCCGGTCGGGCTGATCGGCCCAGGAGACCCCTTCCAGCTCGGCTGCGAACTGGCAGCGATCACCCACGGGCACCCGAGCGGGTACCTCGCCGCGGGATTCCTGGCTCTGGTGATCGACGCCATCGTCGCAGGCCATGACCTGGAGACTGCCATCACCCTCGCACGCGACGAGCTGCGCCGCTGGCCCGACCACGAGGAGTGCCTCGCCGCGGTCGAGTCCGCGCTGCGCCTCGCCGACGAGGGCCCGCCGACCCCGGAGCGGGTCGCGCGTCTCGGCGAGGGCTGGGTTGCCGAGGAGGCCCTGGCCATCGCCCTCTACTGCGCGCTCACGGCTGGCGATTCGTTCGAGCGAGGAGTCCTCGCGGCGGTCAACCACTCCGGTGACAGTGACAGTACCGGCGCGATTACCGGCAACATCCTGGGTGCCCTGCTCGGCCCCCAGGCCATCCCCCAGCGCTGGCTTGAACCACTCGAGCTGCGCCCGGAGATCGAACAGCTCGCCCTCGACCTCTACCACCACTTCGGCAACCCTGGCGAAATCCCTGATCCCACCGCCGACTGGGAGCGCTACCCCGGCTGGTGA
- the pcaG gene encoding protocatechuate 3,4-dioxygenase subunit alpha codes for MGKAPVTPTQTVGPFFHPCLLRPDAVITTLVKPETEGTRIRIEGRVLDGDGLPVDDAMVEIWQANHYGRYRHPADQRPLPLDPTFIGFGRTGTDEEGRYWFETIKPGVVPFDDQQDQAPHILVMVFARGLLNHVVTRIYFEDEPANATDPILLRVPEERRGTLIARREEVDGNVVYRFDIRLQGEGETVFFDV; via the coding sequence ATGGGCAAGGCTCCGGTAACCCCGACGCAGACGGTCGGGCCGTTCTTCCATCCTTGCCTGCTGCGACCAGACGCGGTCATCACGACACTGGTCAAGCCGGAGACGGAGGGGACGCGGATTCGGATCGAAGGCCGCGTGCTGGATGGGGACGGCCTCCCGGTCGATGACGCCATGGTTGAGATCTGGCAGGCGAACCACTACGGGCGCTACCGCCACCCGGCAGACCAGCGCCCGCTGCCGCTCGATCCGACCTTCATCGGCTTTGGCCGGACCGGTACGGACGAGGAAGGGCGCTACTGGTTCGAGACGATCAAGCCGGGCGTCGTCCCGTTCGACGACCAGCAGGATCAGGCGCCGCACATCCTTGTCATGGTGTTCGCGCGGGGGCTGCTCAACCACGTCGTCACCAGGATCTACTTCGAAGATGAGCCGGCCAACGCGACGGATCCAATTCTGCTGCGCGTGCCGGAGGAGCGGCGGGGGACGCTGATCGCGCGGCGCGAGGAGGTGGACGGCAACGTCGTCTATCGCTTCGACATCCGCCTGCAGGGTGAAGGGGAGACGGTCTTCTTCGACGTCTAG
- a CDS encoding ATP-binding protein, with product MVRQGMTSAQRDGGARERRVVTILFCDVAGSTSIAEQLDPEEWAEIMHMAFDALMRPIERYGGTIARLMGDAVLAFFGAPRAHEDDPRRAILAALDIVAEVAPLRDLVRQTYGLEFNVRIGINTGDVVVGEFGSAAMNEYTAMGDAINLAARLQQQAEPGSILVGESTYRATAPFFRFEPVGRLALRGKARAENAYRVLQSIDVSGRLWDIAGLDAPLVGRAAEMDLLCRAYEGLSAGKGHVACLVGDAGMGKSRLISHLRGYWEDDRGRGGDVAWLEHRVVSFAGLEPYGALRQRLRRVFGIARHDTAESVHAKVMRATQHFPPATRERATRIITAVLGVGDEASPAQAISEGIAADAFRRELTSVMRELLRGWNRGKPVVFVSDDHHLIDLASEELVVDLLQLIDDAPVLFVLAFRPELGSPVWKIIETCRERYESGYSEIWLAPLAADERMALFDSLVRSDDGQRLRERVLEKAGGNPLFIEEIVRSLIDQGYLEPCDDCLEQQWRVAPHADLSQVTIPSTLHALILERVDRLAPEVRQHLQLASVIGRSFSRSLLEAISDAPGTVADHLAVLTKLDLITPDADLGVGAYSFRHPLIQEVVYGTLIRRFRSEVHRRIGDAIERLYAGRLDERAGEIGWHYSQAGDERAVGWLIKAAERAGSVGEPHAAINYTTTAIELTQRLGLQPLPRAYQLRAEAAELVGDFPAASRDFADAIEAARAISDGEAEWRALLGLGLAWTSRDYRVAGDFLHQALERAQTLGHPLAVAHSLNRIGNWHSNIGQPAAAVRAHEEALAVFEAAGAQAGRAESLDLLALARFMAGDLRGSDALYEHAIAEFRGINERRGLASSLAMRTAAGGSPLATTVPPADGDPDRRTRYALESLELSREMGWQAGEVYALVTLAGQSMLRGHYQAALEYASAGHDRAVEIGHRQWSIAALCLLGCTMMDLLQFEEAYEHYCAALANANQTGSEFWRRTSTAGVTDTLLSLGRIDEARRELDDVLRDNDRLDALARRECWLRRARIALAEGDPARCVEIVDMLHQAIQPPVSLDAVPHLALLRARALAAQGQLPDALVALDQATAGARRYGWRPLLWRALAVRSAIAPDRPEPGDPDRRAAAASGLVADLASEISDPSLRSRFTESAVAVIAQGG from the coding sequence ATGGTGCGGCAGGGCATGACGTCTGCCCAGCGTGACGGCGGTGCCCGTGAGCGCCGCGTCGTCACGATTCTCTTCTGTGACGTCGCCGGTTCCACCAGCATCGCCGAACAACTCGACCCCGAGGAGTGGGCCGAGATCATGCACATGGCCTTCGACGCGCTCATGCGGCCGATTGAGCGGTACGGAGGCACCATCGCGCGTCTGATGGGCGATGCCGTCCTGGCGTTCTTCGGCGCCCCCCGGGCGCACGAGGACGACCCACGTCGTGCGATCCTGGCCGCGCTCGACATCGTCGCCGAGGTGGCGCCCCTGCGCGACCTCGTGCGCCAGACGTACGGGCTGGAGTTCAACGTCCGGATCGGCATCAATACGGGCGACGTCGTGGTGGGAGAATTCGGCTCGGCCGCGATGAACGAGTACACGGCGATGGGTGATGCCATCAACCTCGCCGCTCGGCTGCAGCAACAGGCAGAACCGGGGAGCATCCTGGTCGGCGAGAGTACGTACCGCGCTACAGCCCCGTTCTTCCGCTTTGAGCCGGTCGGCCGGCTCGCGCTGCGTGGCAAGGCGCGAGCGGAGAACGCCTATCGTGTCCTGCAGTCCATCGATGTCAGCGGCCGTCTCTGGGACATCGCCGGGCTGGATGCGCCCCTGGTCGGGCGGGCGGCCGAGATGGACCTGTTGTGCCGTGCCTATGAAGGGCTGAGCGCGGGCAAGGGGCACGTTGCCTGCCTCGTCGGCGATGCGGGCATGGGCAAGAGCCGGCTGATCTCCCACCTGCGGGGCTATTGGGAGGATGACCGCGGCCGGGGCGGCGACGTTGCCTGGCTTGAGCATCGGGTCGTCTCGTTCGCCGGGCTGGAGCCGTACGGTGCGCTCCGGCAGCGCCTGCGCCGCGTGTTCGGCATCGCACGGCACGACACCGCCGAGTCGGTGCACGCCAAGGTGATGCGCGCCACGCAGCACTTCCCACCGGCCACCAGAGAGCGGGCGACGCGGATCATCACCGCGGTCCTCGGTGTGGGCGATGAGGCGTCCCCGGCGCAGGCGATCAGCGAGGGGATCGCCGCAGACGCGTTCCGGCGCGAGCTGACCTCGGTGATGAGGGAGCTCCTCCGCGGCTGGAATCGCGGGAAGCCGGTGGTCTTCGTGAGCGACGACCACCACCTGATCGATCTGGCATCGGAGGAACTCGTCGTCGACCTCCTGCAACTGATCGATGACGCTCCGGTGCTGTTCGTGCTTGCGTTCCGACCCGAACTGGGGAGCCCGGTCTGGAAGATCATCGAGACGTGCCGGGAGCGGTACGAGAGTGGCTACAGCGAGATCTGGCTTGCCCCGCTGGCCGCCGACGAGCGCATGGCTCTGTTCGACTCACTGGTCCGGTCAGACGATGGACAGCGCCTCCGAGAGCGGGTGCTGGAGAAGGCGGGTGGCAACCCGCTCTTCATCGAAGAGATCGTGCGGTCGCTCATCGACCAGGGGTACCTGGAGCCGTGCGACGACTGCCTTGAGCAGCAGTGGCGGGTCGCTCCGCACGCAGACCTGTCCCAGGTCACGATCCCGAGCACGCTGCACGCCCTGATCCTCGAGCGCGTCGACCGGCTGGCCCCAGAGGTTCGACAGCATCTCCAACTTGCTTCGGTGATCGGACGGTCGTTCTCCCGAAGCTTGCTGGAGGCGATCTCGGATGCGCCCGGCACCGTGGCGGATCACCTCGCGGTCCTGACAAAGCTCGACCTCATCACCCCGGATGCCGACCTCGGCGTGGGCGCGTACTCGTTCCGCCATCCGCTGATCCAAGAGGTGGTGTACGGCACGCTCATCCGGCGCTTCCGGAGCGAGGTGCACCGGAGGATCGGCGACGCGATCGAGCGGCTGTATGCCGGTCGACTGGACGAGCGAGCGGGGGAGATCGGCTGGCACTACTCGCAAGCCGGCGACGAGCGCGCCGTCGGGTGGTTGATCAAGGCGGCGGAGCGCGCGGGCAGCGTCGGTGAGCCCCACGCGGCGATCAACTACACCACCACGGCGATCGAGCTGACCCAGCGTCTTGGGCTGCAACCGTTGCCCCGTGCGTATCAGCTCCGGGCGGAGGCCGCCGAGCTGGTGGGCGATTTCCCCGCTGCGAGCCGGGACTTCGCCGATGCGATCGAGGCTGCCAGGGCGATCAGCGACGGTGAGGCAGAGTGGCGTGCACTGCTGGGGCTCGGCCTTGCCTGGACCTCGCGAGACTACCGCGTGGCAGGCGATTTCCTGCACCAGGCGCTCGAGCGGGCGCAGACGCTGGGGCATCCGCTCGCGGTGGCTCACAGTCTCAATCGGATTGGCAACTGGCACAGCAATATCGGCCAACCAGCGGCCGCCGTACGGGCCCATGAAGAGGCGCTCGCCGTCTTTGAGGCCGCCGGGGCGCAAGCCGGACGCGCGGAGAGCCTGGACCTCCTTGCGCTGGCGCGCTTCATGGCCGGTGACCTGCGCGGGAGCGATGCGCTGTATGAGCACGCCATCGCGGAGTTCCGCGGCATCAACGAGCGGCGTGGTCTGGCGTCGAGCCTGGCGATGCGGACGGCGGCCGGAGGCTCGCCGCTCGCGACCACCGTGCCCCCGGCTGACGGAGATCCGGACCGGCGCACACGCTACGCGCTCGAATCCCTGGAGTTATCCCGGGAGATGGGCTGGCAGGCCGGTGAGGTCTACGCGCTGGTGACCCTCGCCGGGCAGTCGATGCTGCGGGGCCACTATCAGGCGGCGCTGGAGTACGCGTCGGCCGGCCATGACCGCGCGGTGGAGATCGGTCACCGCCAATGGAGCATCGCGGCGCTGTGCCTCCTCGGCTGCACGATGATGGATCTGCTGCAGTTCGAGGAAGCCTACGAGCACTACTGCGCGGCGCTGGCGAACGCGAACCAGACCGGGTCCGAGTTCTGGCGCCGGACATCGACGGCCGGTGTCACGGATACCCTGCTGAGCCTGGGTCGGATCGACGAGGCCAGACGCGAGCTCGACGACGTCCTGCGCGACAACGATCGACTCGATGCGCTGGCCCGTCGCGAGTGCTGGCTCCGCCGGGCTCGCATCGCGTTGGCCGAGGGCGACCCCGCACGCTGTGTCGAGATCGTCGACATGCTGCATCAGGCCATCCAGCCTCCGGTGTCGCTCGACGCGGTGCCGCACCTGGCACTGCTGCGGGCGCGGGCACTGGCGGCACAGGGGCAACTGCCGGATGCGCTCGTAGCCCTGGACCAGGCGACGGCCGGGGCGCGCCGCTATGGGTGGCGTCCCTTGCTCTGGCGGGCGCTGGCTGTGCGGAGCGCTATCGCTCCCGATCGACCAGAGCCGGGCGATCCGGATCGACGGGCGGCCGCTGCGAGCGGGTTGGTGGCCGACCTGGCGTCCGAAATCTCCGACCCCAGCCTGCGCTCCCGCTTCACCGAGTCGGCAGTCGCCGTGATTGCGCAGGGTGGCTGA
- the pcaC gene encoding 4-carboxymuconolactone decarboxylase, with the protein MSDSRYDVGMAVRREVLGEEHVARATARQTALDADFQRFITEVAWGSIWARPGLDRRTRSLVTIAILAALGREAELAMHLRATRNTGADPADVAEVLLHVAAYAGIPAANSAFALLKAEFDPHEPGRAEHGSAEVQERSDHGHHDDR; encoded by the coding sequence GTGAGTGACTCGCGCTACGACGTCGGCATGGCCGTGCGCCGGGAGGTTCTCGGCGAGGAGCACGTGGCGCGGGCCACTGCGCGGCAAACCGCTCTCGACGCGGACTTTCAGCGCTTCATCACCGAGGTGGCCTGGGGCTCGATCTGGGCGCGGCCGGGGCTTGACCGGCGCACGCGCAGCCTGGTCACCATCGCCATCCTCGCGGCGCTCGGCCGTGAGGCCGAACTGGCGATGCACCTGCGGGCCACCCGCAACACCGGCGCCGATCCGGCGGATGTGGCAGAGGTTCTGCTGCACGTTGCCGCCTACGCGGGGATCCCCGCGGCCAACTCAGCCTTCGCGCTACTGAAAGCGGAGTTTGACCCGCACGAGCCCGGGCGGGCTGAGCATGGGAGTGCTGAGGTGCAGGAGAGGAGTGATCATGGACACCACGACGATCGGTGA